In Acomys russatus chromosome 26, mAcoRus1.1, whole genome shotgun sequence, a genomic segment contains:
- the LOC127209635 gene encoding huntingtin-interacting protein K-like, which produces MTLIKVLWELETETSGPERPPKKPRKHDSGAADLERVTDYAEEKEIQSLNLETAMSVIGDRRSREQKAKQEREKELVKVTIKKEDLELIMTEMEISRAAAERSLREHTGNVAEALIALTN; this is translated from the coding sequence cttaataaaagtcctgtgggAGTTAGAGACTGAGACCAGCGGCCCGGAGCGGCCTCCCAAGAAGCCACGGAAGCATGACAGTGGTGCTGCTGACTTGGAGCGGGTCACTGACTATGCGGAGGAGAAGGAGATCCAGAGTTTGAATCTGGAGACGGCTATGTCAGTCATTGGAGACAGAAGGTCCAGGGAACAAAAGGCCAAACAGGAGCGGGAGAAGGAACTGGTGAAGGTCACCATCAAGAAGGAAGATCTGGAGTTGATAATGACAGAGATGGAGATCTCTAGAGCAGCTGCAGAGAGGAGCTTGAGGGAACACACGGGCAATGTGGCGGAGGCTCTTATTGCCCTAACCAACTGA